A window from Citrus sinensis cultivar Valencia sweet orange chromosome 5, DVS_A1.0, whole genome shotgun sequence encodes these proteins:
- the LOC127902120 gene encoding UDP-rhamnose/UDP-galactose transporter 6-like yields the protein MKMSLASKADRKAAADAAAWMFNVVTSVGIILVNKALMATYGFSFATTLTSMHFATTTLMTGVLRWLGYIQPSHLPFRELLKFVIFANFSIVGMNVSLMWNSVGFYQIAKLSMIPVSCLLEVVLDKIRYSRDTKLSIAVVVLGVGVCTVTDVSVNARGFIAASIAVWSTSIQQYYVHHLQRKYSLTSFSLLGHTAPAQAATLLVIGPFLIID from the exons atgaaaatgtctCTTGCTAGCAAGGCTGACAGGAAGGCAGCTGCAGATGCAGCTGCTTGGATGTTCAATGTTGTCACTTCTGTTGGGATTATTTTAGTCAATAAAGCGTTAATGGCTACATATGGCTTCAGTTTTG CCACAACATTAACCAGTATGCATTTTGCCACCACAACCTTGATGACGGGTGTTCTAAGGTGGCTGGGATACATCCAACCCTCCCATTTACCGTTCCGGGAACTTCTAAAATTCGTTATTTTTGCAAACTTCTCTATAGTTGGAATGAATGTCAGTCTAATGTGGAACTCAGTGGGATTCTATCAG ATTGCAAAACTGAGTATGATCCCTGTATCCTGCCTTTTGGAAGTTGTGTTGGACAAGATTCGATACTCCAGAGACACAAAGTTAAGCATCGCAGTTGTTGTATTGGGTGTTGGCGTTTGCACAGTTACTGATGTGAGTGTCAATGCCAGAGGCTTCATAGCTGCCTCAATTGCAGTTTGGAGCACTTCTATTCAACAGTAT TATGTACATCACCTTCAGCGGAAATATTCACTTACTTCTTTCAGTCTATTGGGACATACCGCTCCTGCCCAAGCTGCAACGCTGTTGGTAATAGGCCCATTCTTGATAATTGATTGA